From the Cryptomeria japonica chromosome 2, Sugi_1.0, whole genome shotgun sequence genome, one window contains:
- the LOC131035395 gene encoding uncharacterized protein LOC131035395: protein MSSESLVPSPPPPPPPPSMKKHWWLSNKKLAEKHLSHAQALLGNQESNEIYSALNLLDAALDLFPNWEKALELKARALLYLRRFKEVAIMLQEYIPSVRFREDIFSSESSPVSREKVKLLPRYVEDENCRANAFLKCFSVSKLKKKLLAGLSKRCEREEWRYLVLGQACCHLGLMEDALLLLQSGKRVASAAFRRESICRSDDSFCSENSATDAEVVSHLLGNIKLLLRRKVAAMAALDAGLYLESARHFSKILDGRRGTPQGFIAECYMLRATAYQADGRVTDSIADCNRTLALDPTCMEALTTRASLFETVRCFPESLQDLEHLKLLHESILRHQKLPGPIWKHPNANFRDIHANLQHLNSKIHTMKQSLSSSYTIDYYTLIGLRRGCSRTDVERAHLLLCLRHRPDKASHFVERCEFVDERDIDAVKDQARASALMLYRLLQKAYTYIMTSIMEEEAEKQKQLRAIEAKKEEHNVHVKRVPEKYVKITNVSFIDTRASLKQSSSLKENEAKQSAIDPSDPKRKDVDSDLQQVILETKSTSNDTLTASTSSLTCNIQSEAPKVSDASPFNIYSSVQDDSNMQELADSSVFQAVSCRDLAAVGTILSHSFHSDTWMTGHQGHTLRSLPVNYEALSCS, encoded by the exons ATGTCTTCTGAATCGCTGgttccctctcctcctcctccccccccTCCTCCTTCCATGAAGAAGCATTGGTGGCTCAGTAACAAAAag CTTGCAGAGAAACATTTGAGTCATGCACAGGCATTACTGGGAAACCAGGAGTCTAATGAGATCTATTCGGCACTTAATCTCCTTGATGCTGCTCTTGACTTATTTCCCAACTGGGAGAAAGCCTTGGAACTCAAAGCAAGAGCCCTCTTGTACCTCAGGAGATTTAAAGAGGTTGCAATCATGTTGCAGGAGTATATCCCAAGTGTAAGGTTCAGGGAGGACATATTTTCTTCTGAAAGCTCCCCAGTATCTAGAGAAAAAGTGAAGCTCCTTCCAAGATATGTAGAAGATGAAAACTGCAGGGCAAATGCTTTTCTAAAATGCTTCTCAGTGTCCAAATTAAAGAAGAAATTGTTAGCAGGGTTGTCCAAGAGATGTGAGAGGGAGGAATGGAGGTATTTGGTTCTTGGACAGGCCTGCTGTCATTTGGGTCTCATGGAGGATGCACTGCTTTTGCTCCAAAGTGGAAAAAGAGTTGCATCTGCAGCCTTTAGAAGAGAGAGCATTTGTAGGAGCGATGACAGCTTTTGCTCTGAGAATTCTGCTACAGACGCAGAAGTAGTTAGCCATTTGCTTGGGAATATCAAGCTTCTTCTTAGAAGGAAAGTGGCAGCAATGGCTGCTTTAGATGCTGGTCTGTACTTAGAATCAGCAAGACATTTCTCAAAAATTCTTGATGGAAGAAGGGGTACCCCACAAGGCTTCATAGCAGAATGCTATATGTTGAGGGCCACAGCTTATCAAGCTGATGGACGCGTAACAGACTCTATTGCCGATTGCAACAGAACACTTGCATTAGATCCCACTTGCATGGAAGCTCTAACCACTAGGGCATCTCTTTTTGAAACTGTAAGATGCTTCCCTGAGAGTTTGCAGGATCTGGAACACCTAAAACTGCTTCATGAATCCATTCTTCGTCACCAGAAGCTGCCAGGGCCTATTTGGAAGCATCCAAATGCCAATTTCAGGGACATTCAtgcaaatcttcagcatttgaaTAGTAAGATTCATACTATGAAACAGAGCCTGTCCAGTTCTTACACAATTGATTATTATACCCTCATTGGTTTGAGAAGAGGCTGCTCAAGGACAGATGTTGAACGTGCTCATCTGTTACTTTGCTTGAGGCACAGGCCAGATAAAGCCTCACATTTTGTTGAGCGGTGTGAGTTTGTGGATGAAAGAGATATTGATGCTGTTAAAGACCAGGCCCGTGCATCGGCCTTAATGTTGTATAGATTGTTGCAAAAGGCTTACACATACATAATGACTTCTATTATGGAAGAAGAAGCAGAGAAACAGAAACAGCTGAGGGCCATTGAGGCAAAAAAGGAAGAGCATAATGTACACGTTAAAAGAGTGCCTGAGAAATATGTTAAAATTACTAATGTATCCTTTATTGATACAAGAGCCAGCTTGAAGCAATCGAGTTCTTTGAAAGAGAATGAAGCAAAACAAAGTGCAATTGATCCTTCAGATCCCAAGAGAAAAGATGTCGACAGTGATCTCCAACAGGTTATCCTGGAAACAAAGTCGACATCCAATGATACATTAACGGCCAGCACCTCTTCTTTGACTTGCAATATACAAAGTGAAGCTCCCAAGGTGAGTGATGCATCTCCGTTTAACATATACAGTTCTGTTCAGGACGACTCGAACATGCAAGAATTGGCAGACAGTTCTGTTTTCCAGGCAGTCTCATGCAGGGATTTAGCAGCTGTTGGGACAATATTGTCACATAGTTTTCATTCAGACACCTGGATGACTGGGCATCAGGGGCACACCTTAAGGTCCCTTCCAGTTAATTATGAAGCACTTAGCTGTTCATGA